CCGGCTGGAGGTGGCCAGGACGTTGGGATATGCCTCGCCGAAGGTGGCGCGCAGGTCGGCTCCGGTGGCGCCCTGGGCGCCAAGACCCGGGGCCAGGATCGGCGTATCCGCCGACGCCGGGCGGATGCCCAGCTCCGTGAGGGCGGAACCGACCGTGGCGCCGATGACCAGTCCGGTGGATCCGAGCGGCCGGCTCCGGGGCATCGGAGTGTCAGCACCGTCAGCAGCCCCGTCCAGCCCGGGGGCCTCCTCCCGTCCGGCCAGCTCGCGCCGGTTCTCCGCCGCCGCAGCGTCCACGATCCGGGCCGCCACCGACCGCGGACCGCCAACATGCTGGACGGAAGCGCCCTCGGGGTTGGAGGTCAGGGCGAGGACAAAGACGCCGCGCCCAGAGGCGGCCGCCAGGTCCAGGGCGGGGCGCAGCGACTCAAATCCAAGGTACGGACTCAGCGTGACGGAATCCGCGGCCAGGGCGGATCCGTCCCGCAGCCAGGCATCGGCATAAGCGGCCATGGTGGAGCCGATGTCCCCGCGCTTGGCGTCGGCGATGCTGAGGATTCCCGCGTCGGAGCAGGCCGCCAGCACCCGTTCCAGGGCAGCCAGGCCTGCGGATCCGTGGCGTTCAAAGAGCGCCACCTGCGGCTTCACGGCGGCGGCGTACTCCCCCGCGGCCTCCAGGACGGTGAGGGAGAAGCGCTCCAGGGCGGCGGCGTCGTCGTTCAGTCCCCAGGCGGCCAGGAGCGCCGGATGGGGATCGATGCCGACACACAGCTGCCCGCGGCGGTCCATCGCCGCGCGCAGCCGTGCGCCGAAGGTTCTGCCCGGATCAGACACTTGATGAAGCCCGGAGCTTGGCGGCATGCTCCTGCAGGGAGGTGACGTCCCACTCGTAGGAGCGCATCGCCTCGATCGCCTGCACGGCGGCACCGAACTCGGAGACAGTGGTCACCACCGGGCAGCCGATGGAGGTGGCGGCGGCACGGATTTCGTAGCCGTCGCCGCGGGCCTGGCCTCCGGAGGGAGTGTTCACGACGAGGTGGATTTCACCGGCGGTGATCAGGTCAGCGACCGTGCCCTCGCCGTCGGGACCGGTGCCCTCGCCGACCTTGCGCACGGTGGTGGCCTGGATGCCGTTGCGGCGCAGGACCTCGGCGGTGCCGCCGGTGGAGAGGATCTCGAAGCCCAGGTCCACCATCAGCTTCACCGGCATGATGATGGAGCGCTTGTCCCGGTTGGCCACCGAGACGAAGATCTTGCCCTCGGTCGGCAGGGCGGAGTTGGCGGCCGCCTGGGACTTGGCGAAGGCGGTGTCGAAGTACTTGTCGATGCCCATCACCTCGCCGGTGGAGCGCATTTCCGGGCCGAGCAGGGAATCCACCACGGTGCCCTCGGGGGTGCGGAAGCGGTTGAAGGGCAGGACGGCTTCCTTCACGGCCACCGGGGCGTCCGGCGGCAGCACCGAGCCGTCGCCGACGGCGAACAGCTTCCCGGCGGCGCGCAGCTCGGCGATGGTCCGGCCGGTGCCGATCAGGGCCGCGGCCTTGGCCAGCTGCACCCCCGTGGCCTTGGAGACGAACGGCACGGTCCGGGAGGCGCGCGGGTTGGCTTCGATGACATACAGGACGTCCGAGGCCAGCGCGAACTGGATGTTGATCAGACCGCGCACGCCCACTCCGGCGGCAATGACCCGGGTGGCTTCGCGGACGCGGTCGACGACGTCGGTGCCCAGGGTGATGGGCGGCAGGACACAGGCGGAATCGCCGGAGTGGATGCCGGCTTCCTCGATGTGTTCCATGATGCCGCCCACATACAGGTCGGTGCCGTCGTAGAGGGCGTCGACGTCGATCTCGATCGCGTCCTCCAGGAAGCGGTCCACCAGCACCGGGTGGTCCGGCGTGATTTCGGTGGCGTTGGCGATGTAGCGCGAAAGGTTCGCCTCGTCGTAGACAATCTCCATGCCGCGGCCGCCCAGCACATAGGACGGGCGGACCAGCACCGGGTAGCCGATTTCGTCGGCGATCTTCTTGGCATCGTCGAAGGAGACGGCGGTGCCGTTCTTCGGGGCGATCAGTCCGCCAGCGTCCAGCACGCGCTGGAAGGCGCCGCGGTGTTCGGCCAGGTCAATGGCTTCCGGCGAGGTGCCCAGGATCGGGACGCCGGCGTCGGCCAGGGCCTGCGCCAGCTTCAGCGGGGTCTGGCCGCCGAGCTGGACGAAGACGCCGAGCACTCCCCCGGTGCGCTGCTCAGCGGCGATGACCTCGAGGACATCCTCCAGGGTCAGCGGTTCGAAGTAGAGCCGGTCGGAGATGTCGTAGTCGGTGGACACGGTCTCCGGATTGCAGTTGATCATCACGGTCTCGTGGCCGGCTTCGCGCAGGGCCATGGTGGCGTGCACGCAGGAGTAGTCGAACTCGATGCCCTGCCCGATCCGATTTGGGCCGGAACCGAGGATGATGATGGACGGCTTGGCGTGCTGCGCCACCTCGTCCTCCTCGTCATAGGAGGAGTAGTGGTAGGGCGTGTAGGCGGCGAATTCCGCGGCGCAGGTGTCCACCGTCTTGTAGACCGGGCGGATGTTCAGGGCGTGCCGGACGCCGCGGATGACGGCCTCGGGCGTGTTGGTGAGCGCGCCGATCTGCTCGTCGGAGAATCCGTGGCGCTTGGCTCGGCGCAGGATTTCCTCGTTCACGGTGCCGGCGCCGCGGATTTCTTCGGCCACCTCGTTGATCAGGACCAGCTGGTCCAGGTACCAGGGGTCGATGCCTGTGGCCTCGTACAGGTCCTCCACGGTGGCGCCGCCGAGCAGGGCCTGCTGGACCTGCTGCAGGCGGTCCGTCGTCGGCCGCTTGGCGGCTTCGATCAGGGCCGGAACGTCGGCCGGATCCACGGGGGCGAAGGACAGCGAAGCGCCCTTCTGCTCCAGGGAGCGCAGCGCCTTCTGCAGCGCCTCGGTGAAGTTCCGGCCGATCGCCATGGCTTCGCCCACCGATTTCATGGTGGTGGTCAGCGTGGGGTCCGCGGCCGGGAACTTCTCGAACGCGAAGCGCGGAACCTTCACCACGACGTAGTCCAGGGTGGGCTCGAAGGACGCCGGCGTCTGCTTGGTGATGTCGTTGGGAATCTCGTCCAGCGTGTAGCCCAGGGCCAGCTTGGTGGCGATCTTGGCGATCGCGAAGCCGGTGGCCTTGGAGGCCAGCGCTGAGGAGCGGGAGACGCGCGGGTTCATTTCGATGACCACGACGCGGCCGGTGTCCGGTTCAATGGCGAACTGGATGTTGCAGCCGCCGGTGTCCACGCCCACCTCGCGGATGACGGCGATCGCGATGTTGCGCAGGTTCTGGTACTCGCGGTCGGTCAGGGTCATGGCCGGAGCCACGGTGATGGAGTCGCCGGTGTGCACGCCCACCGGATCGAAGTTTTCGATGGAGCAGACCACCACGACGTTGTCGTTGCGGTCGCGCATCATTTCCAGCTCGTATTCCTTCCAGCCGAGGATGCTCTCCTCGAGCAGCACCTCGGAGGTGGGGCTGTACTGGATGCCGGCGCCGGCGATGCGGCGCAGGTCCTTTTCGTTGTAGGCCAGGCCGGAGCCGAGTCCGCCCATGGTGAAGGAGGGCCGGACCACCATCGGATAGCCCAGCTCGTCGGCGGCGGCGAAGGCTTCGTCGAGGCTGTGCACGATGATTGACTTCGCCGATTCGGCGCCGCAGCGCTCGACGACGCCCTTGAATTTTTCCCGGTCCTCGCCGAGCTCGATGGCGGCGATGTTGGCGCCGATCAGCTCCACGTTGTACTTGTCCAGGACACCGTTCTTGTCCAGGGCGATGGCCGTGTTCAGCGCGGTCTGGCCGCCCATGGTGGGCAGGATCGCGTCGGGGCGTTCCTTGGCGATGATCTTTTCCACCACCTCGGGGGTGATGGGTTCCACGTAGGTGGCGTCGGCGAATTCGGGGTCGGTCATGATGGTGGCCGGATTGGAGTTCACCAGGATGACCCGCAGGCCCTCCTCCCGCAGTACGCGCAGCGCCTGGGTGCCGGAGTAGTCGAATTCCGCGGCCTGGCCGATCACGATCGGACCGGAGCCGATGACCAGGACGGACTTAAGGTCGGTTCTGCGGGGCATTAGAGGGATTCCTTGATCTTGCTGGCGTCGGTCTTGCTGGATTCCATGAGGTCCACGAAGCGGTCGAAGAGGTACGCGGAGTCATGCGGGCCGGCGGCGGCCTCGGGGTGGTACTGGACCGAGAAGGCCGGGATGTCGAGGCAGGCGAGGCCTTCCACGACGTCGTCGTTCAGGGACACGTGGCTGACCTCCACCCGGCCGTAGCGGGCCTCGGGCGCGGTGACCGGCCCGTCCAGCGGCGCGTCGACGGCGAAGCCGTGGTTCTGGCTGGTGATTTCGACCTTGCCGGTGCGGCGGTCCAGGACCGGCTGGTTGATGCCGCGGTGGCCGTAGCGCAGCTTGTAGGTGCCAAAGCCCAGGGCGCGGCCCAGGATCTGGTTGCCGAAGCAGATGCCGAAGAACGGGGTGCGGGTGTCCAGGACGCCGCGCAGCAGGTTCACCTGGGCGTCAGCGGTGGCGGGGTCGCCGGGGCCGTTGGACATGAACACGCCGTCGGCGTCCAGCGCCGTGACGTCCTCAAGGGTGGCGGAGGCGGGCAGGACGTGCACCCGCACGCCGCGCTCCGCGAACCGGACCGGCGTCATGGACTTGATGCCCAGGTCCAGGGCGGCGACGGTGAAGCGCGGCTCGCCGTCCCAGCCGTGGTCCTGCGGCTCGATCACGTAGGAGGCCTCGACGCTGACCTCTTCGGCGAGGCGGGCACCGGCCATGGATTCCTGCGCCAGGACGTCGGCCAGCAGCTCGGCCTCCGGGCGGTTGGCTGCGGTGCCGGAGAAGATCCCGGCCTTCATGGCGCCGCGTTCGCGCAGGTGCCGGGTCACGGCGCGGGTATCCACGCCGGAGATCCCGACGACGCCCTGCGCCGCGAGCTCTTCGTCCAGGGTGCGCTCGGAGCGCCAGCTCGACGGCCGGCGGGCGGCGTCGCGCACAATGTAGCCGGCCACCCAGATCCGCCGGGATTCGGCGTCGTCGGTGTTCACTCCGGTGTTGCCGATGTGCGGCGCCGTCTGCACCACCAGCTGGCGGGCGTAGGAGGGATCGGTGATGGTCTCCTGGTAGCCGGTCATGCCGGTGGCAAAGACCGCCTCGCCCAGGGCGGTGCCCTCGGCGCCGTAGCTGCGGCCGCGGAAGGTGCGGCCGTCTTCAAGCATCAGGACAGCTGCGGTCGGGGTGGGGATGTGCTGCACGGTCACAGTTGTTCCTCGCTTGTTGGTGCCGATTCGGCCGGCAGGAGTTCGGTTATCGCTGATACCAGCGGTGTCTTCTCGTCGGCGGAGCGGGTGCGGAACCCGGTGTCCACGGAGGTGGTTCCGAGTTTCCAGGTCACGATGACCAGGCCCTCCTTCTCCACGAATTTCCCGGCCATGCCGCGCTCCAGCCGGACGCTTTCCAGGTCCGCCCGGGGAATCCAGAGGTCGGGTGCGCCGCTGCGGACCAGCAGGAGGCCTTCGTCGAAGACTGCCGCGGTGGCGTTGGACTTCACGCCCAGCCCGTAGACGGCAATCCGGTCCAGCCAGTCACCGGCGGTGGTGGTGCAGACGTACTGTCCCAGGGCCTGGAACCGGGGTACCTCCAGGCCGTCGGGCATCGGCACCGGGCGCGGGACGCCTTTTTGGCGCTGCCGGCGGCCGCGCCAGCCCAGGGCAAACAGGCCCAGGAGCAGCACTATGAGGACAATCATGCCCAGGGCGAATATCAGCCGATCCATGCGGACTCCTCTGCGGAAACGGGGTGAGGCGTGTTCAGGGCGGCGTTCAGGACCGTGGGATGGCCGGCGAAGAAGGTCGCCTGCACGGTGCCGGGCAGTTCCAGTCCGGCAAATGGTGAGTTGCGCCCCTTTGAAGCCATCTTATTCGGGTCCACCGTGCGGCGCGCAGACGGGTTCACCAATATGACGTTGGCCGGTTCTCCCGGCGCGAGCGGCCGGCCCTGCGATTCCAGGGCACCAATGGCCGCCGGGGTGACGGAAGTCACGCGGGCGAAGCCCTCCCAGTCCATTAATCCGGTCTCGATCATCGCGTGCTGCACCACCGACAGGGCGGTTTCCAGTCCGGTCATGCCCATGGCGGCCTGCGCCCACTCGCACTCCTTGTGCTCGGACGGATGCGGTGCGTGGTCGGTGCCGACAATGTCGATCGTGCCGTCGGCCAGACCGCGGCGCAGGGCGTCGACGTCGGCAGCCGTGCGCAGCGGCGGGTTAACCTTGTAGACGGGGTCGTAGCTGTGCACCAGGTCGTCGGTGAGCAGCAGATGGTGCGGAGTGGCCTCGGCAGTGACGTTGATGCCGCGTTCCTTGGCCCAGCGGATGATTTCCACCGACCCGGCGGTGGACACATGGCACACGTGCAGCCGCGATTTGGTGTGCTGGGCCAGCAGCACGTCACGGGCGATGATCGCTTCCTCGGCCACGGCGGGCCAGCCGGCCAGGCCCAGCACGGCGCTGACCTCGCCCTCGTTCATCTGCGCACCCTCGGTCAGGCGCGGCTCCTGTGCATGCTGGGCAATCACGCCGTCGAACGCTTTGACGTACTCCAGGGCGCGGCGCATCAGCACCGGATCCGCGACGCACTTGCCGTCGTCGGAAAAGACGCGCACCCGGGCACGGGAATCCGCCATGGCGCCGAGTTCCGCCAACTGTTCGCCGTCGAGCCCGACGGTCACCGCGCCGACCGGGCGCACGTCCACCCAGCCGGAGCGGCGGCCCAGGCTGTAGACCTGCTCCACCACGCCGGCGGTGTCCGCCACGGGGTTGGAATTGGCCATGGCGTGGACGGCAGTGAAGCCGCCCAGGGCAGCGGCACGGGTTCCGGTTTCCACTGTTTCGGCGTCTTCGCGGCCGGGCTCGCGCAGGTGGGTGTGCAGGTCAACCATGCCGGGCAGCGCAATCAGGCCGGCCGCCTCGATGACGGCGGCGTCCGCCGGTGCTGAGAGGTCCGGGCCGACGGCGGTGATTCGTCCGGCGGAAATCAGGATGTCGGCGGTTTCCTTGCCGAGGATTGACGCGTTCCGGATCAGGTAAGTGCCGGTTGCTGTGTTCTCAGTCGTCACTGTGTTTTTTGTCGTCACTGTGCGGTCTCCAGGGTGGCGGTGCCGGCCGGGGTGTGATCTCCGGACAGCAGAAGGTAAAGGGCGGCCATGCGCACGGAGACACCGTTGCTGACCTGTTCCAGGATGGTGGCGCGGGGCGAATCAGCGGCCCGGGAGGAGATCTCCAGTCCGCGGTTCATCGGTCCCGGATGCAGCAGGATCGTGTCCTGAAGTCCGAGCGTGTCCAGCCGGTCCAGGCGGACGTCGTCGAAGCCCCAGCGGCGCGAGTATTCGCGGACCGAGGGGAAGAATGCCGAGTGCATCCGTTCGCCCTGCACCCGCAGCATCATGACGGCGTCGGGCCCGGCGTCCAGGGCTGCGTCCAGGTCGTAGCTGACCTCGCAGGGCCAGGACTCGACGCCGAACGGCAGCAGGGTGGGCGGGGCCACGAGCGTGACGGTGGCGCCGAGCGTGCGCAGCAGCCACAGGTCGGAGCGCGCCACCCGGGAGTGCAGGACGTCGCCTACGATCACCACGTGCATGCCGGTGAGGTCGGTGCCGGGAGAGGCCGTGCCGTGCAGGCGGGCCCAGTGGCGGCGCATGGTGAAGGCGTCCAGCAGGGCCTGGGTGGGATGCTCATGCGTGCCGTCCCCGGCGTTCAGGACCGAGGCGTCGATCCAGCCGGAGCCTGCCAGCCGGGCCGGAGCCCCGGAGGAGCCGTGGCGGATCACGACGGCGTCGGCGCCGATGGCGGCCAGGGTCTGGGCCGTGTCCTTGAGCGATTCGCCCTTGGACACCGAGGAGCCCTTGGCGGAAAAGTTGATGACATCGGCGGAGAGGCGCTTGGCGGCCGCTTCGAAGGAGATCCGGGTCCGGGTGGAATCCTCGAAGAAGAGGTTGACCACGGTCCGGCCGCGCAGGGCGGGGAGTTTCTTCACCTCGCGCTGCGATACGGCCGCCATTTGTTCGGCGGTGTCCAGGATGGCCAGGGCGTCGGTGCGGCTGAGGTCGCGGGTCGAGAGCAGATGCTTCACGGGGCTCCCTCGATGACGACTTCGTCCACGGCCGGAACATCAGTTTCCCGCAGGTGGACGCGGACCTTTTCCACGACGGCGGTGGGCAGGTTCTTGCCGACGTGGTCCGCGCGGATCGGCAGTTCACGGTGGCCGCGGTCCACGAGGACGGCGAGCCGGACAATCCGTGGCCGGCCCAGTTCCGTGAGGGCGTCCAGTGCGGCGCGGATGGTCCGGCCGGAATACAGGACGTCATCTACGAGGACCACCACTTTGTCATCGATTCCGGACAGCGGAACCCTGGTGGCGTGCGGAGTGCGGGTGGGCTGGCGGGCCAGGTCGTCACGGAACATGGTGACGTCCAGCTGCCCGACAATTGCGGCGGGATCCACTGAAGGATCGGCGGCGGCGATCTTGTCTGCGAGCCGGCGGGCCAGCGGATAGCCCCGGCGCGGAATGCCCATCAGGACAAGGTCTGCGGCGCCTCTGTTGGCTTCCAGGATCTCGTGGGCAATCCGGGTGAGCGCCCGGTTTATGTCAGCTGAAGCCAGAACGGTGCGTGCGGGTGCGGATGCGCCCGGCGGGTTGGACAAGTCCATATTCTGCCTCCTCCTTCCCCGCCTCACAGGACGGAATTTAAAGGGTGAATGCGGTTTCAAGCTACCACAGCGGGCGGTCCGGGCTTCGAACTGTGACGCCGTCCCGTCCGCTCCGATCGCGGGATCCGGCTGCCCGCTCCGCGATAGGGGCAACTTTGCGGTTTTTCATCCCCAGTGCGCCGGTCTTCGGCCCACAACAGCCTTTTCCTCATAGGGTTGCCCTATGAAGGACGCAGATTCATGAGCGGGCACAACCCCGACCACTTTGCCGGACAGGCCCGTGCGGTCCCCTGGACTCCCCCTCCGGGTGCCCCGCAGCCGGCCGCCGAGCAGCCCCCGGGGTACGGTCCGGTGCCGGTGCAGCCGCTGTGGTCCGCCCAGCCGCGCGGAGGCACCGGCACGGCCGCGACGGTGCTGCTGATCATCGGGTCATCGCTGGCCCTGCTGCTGGTGGCCTGGTTCCTCTGGTGGCAGCTGGGGACCACCGCGTTCCTGCTCTGCGGGATCCTGGCACTGGTGCCGCTGGGCATCTGCCTGCTGGGACTGCATTGGGTGGACCGCTGGGAACCCGAGCCCCGTTCGGCGCTTCTGTTTGCGTTTCTGTGGGGTGCCGGCATCTCGGTGGGCATCACGCTGCTGGTCGGCCCCTATGTGCGCGGCGCCCTGCATCTCCTGCTGCCGGGGCTGGCGCCGGAGTTCATCGGCCCCGTCCTGGAAGCGCCGATCGTCGAGGAAACCGCGAAGGGACTGGGCGTCCTGCTCCTGGTCCTGGTGCGGCGCAGCCACTTTGACGGGCCGGTGGACGGGATCGTTTATGCCGGCACCGTCGCTGCCGGCTTCGCGTTCACGGAAAACATCCTGTACTTCGGATCGGCGCTGATCTCCAGCGGAGGTTTGGGTGCGCAGCTGGGCTTTGTCTTTGTGCTGCGGGGAATCTTCTCGCCGTTCGCGCATGTGCTCTTCACGGCCGCCATCGGCGTCGGACTGGGGATCACCGTGCGGCGCGGCGGTGCCCTGCGCATCACTGCCGGTTTCCTCGGCGGCCTCATCGCGGCGATCCTGGGCCACATGTTGTGGAACGGCGGCACCGTGCTGGTCTCCGGCAGCTTCTTTGTGTTCTATTTCCTGCTGCAGGTGCCGCTGTTCGCCCTGGCGGTGACTGGCGTCATCCTGCTGCGCCGGGCCGAACAGCGGCTTACCCGGCAGCGGCTGGGCGAATACGCCGCAGCCGGATGGTTCACGCCCCAGGAGGTCCTCATGCTCTCCACCCGTGCCGGCCGGCACCAGGCGATGGCCTGGGCCGGCCGGTTCGGGGCCCGCAGCACAATGAAAACCTTCATCCGGGAAGCCACCCGGCTGGCGCTGACCCGCCAGCAAATCGCTGCCGGGCGGGACCTGCCGGCCAACCGGGCCGCTGAACACACTCTGCTGCACGACCTCACCCGTACCCGCGGAACCATGCTGGCCCGCGCCGGCGGGTCCTGAGGAACGCAAAAACCCGCCCGGCCCACTTGCGTGGCCGTGCGGGCTTAGTGCGGAACCGGTGTGCTTAGGCCAGCAGCGAAGGCTTGAGCTGGTGAAGCCGGCTCAGGAGACCGTTCACGAAGGCCGGTGACTCGTCAGTGGACAGGGTCTTGGCGAGTTCAACGGCTTCGCTGATCGCCACCTTGTCC
This genomic interval from Arthrobacter sp. zg-Y820 contains the following:
- the pyrF gene encoding orotidine-5'-phosphate decarboxylase, with amino-acid sequence MPPSSGLHQVSDPGRTFGARLRAAMDRRGQLCVGIDPHPALLAAWGLNDDAAALERFSLTVLEAAGEYAAAVKPQVALFERHGSAGLAALERVLAACSDAGILSIADAKRGDIGSTMAAYADAWLRDGSALAADSVTLSPYLGFESLRPALDLAAASGRGVFVLALTSNPEGASVQHVGGPRSVAARIVDAAAAENRRELAGREEAPGLDGAADGADTPMPRSRPLGSTGLVIGATVGSALTELGIRPASADTPILAPGLGAQGATGADLRATFGEAYPNVLATSSRDILQAGPAVAGLRDAARRTLAGLGGS
- the carB gene encoding carbamoyl-phosphate synthase large subunit encodes the protein MPRRTDLKSVLVIGSGPIVIGQAAEFDYSGTQALRVLREEGLRVILVNSNPATIMTDPEFADATYVEPITPEVVEKIIAKERPDAILPTMGGQTALNTAIALDKNGVLDKYNVELIGANIAAIELGEDREKFKGVVERCGAESAKSIIVHSLDEAFAAADELGYPMVVRPSFTMGGLGSGLAYNEKDLRRIAGAGIQYSPTSEVLLEESILGWKEYELEMMRDRNDNVVVVCSIENFDPVGVHTGDSITVAPAMTLTDREYQNLRNIAIAVIREVGVDTGGCNIQFAIEPDTGRVVVIEMNPRVSRSSALASKATGFAIAKIATKLALGYTLDEIPNDITKQTPASFEPTLDYVVVKVPRFAFEKFPAADPTLTTTMKSVGEAMAIGRNFTEALQKALRSLEQKGASLSFAPVDPADVPALIEAAKRPTTDRLQQVQQALLGGATVEDLYEATGIDPWYLDQLVLINEVAEEIRGAGTVNEEILRRAKRHGFSDEQIGALTNTPEAVIRGVRHALNIRPVYKTVDTCAAEFAAYTPYHYSSYDEEDEVAQHAKPSIIILGSGPNRIGQGIEFDYSCVHATMALREAGHETVMINCNPETVSTDYDISDRLYFEPLTLEDVLEVIAAEQRTGGVLGVFVQLGGQTPLKLAQALADAGVPILGTSPEAIDLAEHRGAFQRVLDAGGLIAPKNGTAVSFDDAKKIADEIGYPVLVRPSYVLGGRGMEIVYDEANLSRYIANATEITPDHPVLVDRFLEDAIEIDVDALYDGTDLYVGGIMEHIEEAGIHSGDSACVLPPITLGTDVVDRVREATRVIAAGVGVRGLINIQFALASDVLYVIEANPRASRTVPFVSKATGVQLAKAAALIGTGRTIAELRAAGKLFAVGDGSVLPPDAPVAVKEAVLPFNRFRTPEGTVVDSLLGPEMRSTGEVMGIDKYFDTAFAKSQAAANSALPTEGKIFVSVANRDKRSIIMPVKLMVDLGFEILSTGGTAEVLRRNGIQATTVRKVGEGTGPDGEGTVADLITAGEIHLVVNTPSGGQARGDGYEIRAAATSIGCPVVTTVSEFGAAVQAIEAMRSYEWDVTSLQEHAAKLRASSSV
- the carA gene encoding glutamine-hydrolyzing carbamoyl-phosphate synthase small subunit, which translates into the protein MLEDGRTFRGRSYGAEGTALGEAVFATGMTGYQETITDPSYARQLVVQTAPHIGNTGVNTDDAESRRIWVAGYIVRDAARRPSSWRSERTLDEELAAQGVVGISGVDTRAVTRHLRERGAMKAGIFSGTAANRPEAELLADVLAQESMAGARLAEEVSVEASYVIEPQDHGWDGEPRFTVAALDLGIKSMTPVRFAERGVRVHVLPASATLEDVTALDADGVFMSNGPGDPATADAQVNLLRGVLDTRTPFFGICFGNQILGRALGFGTYKLRYGHRGINQPVLDRRTGKVEITSQNHGFAVDAPLDGPVTAPEARYGRVEVSHVSLNDDVVEGLACLDIPAFSVQYHPEAAAGPHDSAYLFDRFVDLMESSKTDASKIKESL
- a CDS encoding dihydroorotase, with the translated sequence MTTENTATGTYLIRNASILGKETADILISAGRITAVGPDLSAPADAAVIEAAGLIALPGMVDLHTHLREPGREDAETVETGTRAAALGGFTAVHAMANSNPVADTAGVVEQVYSLGRRSGWVDVRPVGAVTVGLDGEQLAELGAMADSRARVRVFSDDGKCVADPVLMRRALEYVKAFDGVIAQHAQEPRLTEGAQMNEGEVSAVLGLAGWPAVAEEAIIARDVLLAQHTKSRLHVCHVSTAGSVEIIRWAKERGINVTAEATPHHLLLTDDLVHSYDPVYKVNPPLRTAADVDALRRGLADGTIDIVGTDHAPHPSEHKECEWAQAAMGMTGLETALSVVQHAMIETGLMDWEGFARVTSVTPAAIGALESQGRPLAPGEPANVILVNPSARRTVDPNKMASKGRNSPFAGLELPGTVQATFFAGHPTVLNAALNTPHPVSAEESAWIG
- a CDS encoding aspartate carbamoyltransferase catalytic subunit; translated protein: MKHLLSTRDLSRTDALAILDTAEQMAAVSQREVKKLPALRGRTVVNLFFEDSTRTRISFEAAAKRLSADVINFSAKGSSVSKGESLKDTAQTLAAIGADAVVIRHGSSGAPARLAGSGWIDASVLNAGDGTHEHPTQALLDAFTMRRHWARLHGTASPGTDLTGMHVVIVGDVLHSRVARSDLWLLRTLGATVTLVAPPTLLPFGVESWPCEVSYDLDAALDAGPDAVMMLRVQGERMHSAFFPSVREYSRRWGFDDVRLDRLDTLGLQDTILLHPGPMNRGLEISSRAADSPRATILEQVSNGVSVRMAALYLLLSGDHTPAGTATLETAQ
- the pyrR gene encoding bifunctional pyr operon transcriptional regulator/uracil phosphoribosyltransferase PyrR — encoded protein: MDLSNPPGASAPARTVLASADINRALTRIAHEILEANRGAADLVLMGIPRRGYPLARRLADKIAAADPSVDPAAIVGQLDVTMFRDDLARQPTRTPHATRVPLSGIDDKVVVLVDDVLYSGRTIRAALDALTELGRPRIVRLAVLVDRGHRELPIRADHVGKNLPTAVVEKVRVHLRETDVPAVDEVVIEGAP
- a CDS encoding PrsW family intramembrane metalloprotease: MSGHNPDHFAGQARAVPWTPPPGAPQPAAEQPPGYGPVPVQPLWSAQPRGGTGTAATVLLIIGSSLALLLVAWFLWWQLGTTAFLLCGILALVPLGICLLGLHWVDRWEPEPRSALLFAFLWGAGISVGITLLVGPYVRGALHLLLPGLAPEFIGPVLEAPIVEETAKGLGVLLLVLVRRSHFDGPVDGIVYAGTVAAGFAFTENILYFGSALISSGGLGAQLGFVFVLRGIFSPFAHVLFTAAIGVGLGITVRRGGALRITAGFLGGLIAAILGHMLWNGGTVLVSGSFFVFYFLLQVPLFALAVTGVILLRRAEQRLTRQRLGEYAAAGWFTPQEVLMLSTRAGRHQAMAWAGRFGARSTMKTFIREATRLALTRQQIAAGRDLPANRAAEHTLLHDLTRTRGTMLARAGGS